CAGGGCCACTTGGTAGCTTTAACCCATGCTCGGTGGCAAGCACCACGCGAGCAGCAGATGAAATCAGTAAGTAAACTTGATAGTTAGCCGCAAGCAAACATTCTAATAAACGTAGTCCGTAAGGCGCTCCTGAAGCGCCTGTAAAAGCGAGCGTTATGGCTTTATTATCTTGCTGTGTCATCAATCTTATTCCGCGAGTTTGGCGAGAAGCTTGCCGTGAATACCGTCAAATCCACCATTACTCATCACTAGGATGTTATCGCCCGGTCTAGCACTCTTGGCAATTTGCGCCACTAGTTGGTCAATATCATCATTAGTGTAAGCTGGCTGAGGGCACTGCTCTGCTATCTCCGCAACTGACCAAGCAATTCCTTCCGGTTGATAGAGGTATACCTCATCAGCATGATGCAATGAAGCCGCAAGTGTTTGTTTGTGTACTCCACGCTTCATGGTCGCTGAACGCGGCTCTAGCACAGCGATGATCTTGTCATTGCCAACCTTGTTACGCAGACCACCTGTGGTCAGTTCAATCGCAGTAGGGTGATGAGCGAAATCGTCGTAAACCTTAATCCCTTTGACTTCGCCTTTTAACTCGAGACGTCGTTTAGTATTAATAAACTTACCCAACGCCTCACAGGCTAAGTCAGGTGTGACACCCACATGGCGCGCAGCAGCGATCGCCATCAATGCATTGTCAACGTTGTGGTCACCAACGAGATCCCATTTCACCGTGCCGACATGTTGCTGTTTAAGATAAACATCAAACTGTGAGCCATCTTTGGTGATTTTCTCAGCGCGCCAATCATTCTCTTCGCCAGTAAACTCGGTTTCACTCCAGCAACCACGCTCTAACACGTCAGCAATCGCCGCATCTTTGCTCGGCGCAAGGATACGTCCGTTACCCGGAACCGTGCGCACTAGATGATGGAATTGACGTTTAATCGCTTCAAGATCATCAAAGATGTCAGCATGATCGAACTCTAAGTTGTTCATCACTAACGTACGCGGATGGTAGTGAACAAACTTTGAACGCTTATCAAAAAAAGCACTGTCATATTCGTCTGCTTCAACGACAAAAAACATACTTTCGCCCAAACGAGCAGAAATTCCAAAGTTGCCCAATACGCCGCCAACCAGAAACCCAGGTTGGTAACCGCATGCCTCTAACACCCAAGCAAGCATACTTGAAGTTGTGGTTTTACCATGAGTGCCTGAAACCGCGAGTACCCAGCGATCATGAAGTAAAAATTCTTGTAGCCATTGCGGGCCCGAAGTGTAACGCAAGTTATTATTTAACACATATTCAACGCAGGGATTGCCACGACTCATTGCATTACCAATCACCACGAGGTCTGGAGCCGGGTTTAACTGAGATGGGTCAAAACCTTCTATTAGTTCAATACCTTGAGACTCAAGCATCGTGCTCATTGGTGGGTAAACGTTTGCGTCACTCCCTGTTACTTTATGGCCAAGCTGGCGCGCTAACATTGCCGCACCACCCATAAAGGTGCCACAGATCCCCAAGATATGAATATGCATAAACTAAACCTTGTTCTACGCGAAAATTAACCGCTTCATTATGGCGATAATAGCCGTAAAAGCGAACCATTTTGATCACGCTAATGTGACGAAAATGTCCAAATCCTTGTGGCTTTTGATAGCAAAAGTCGCCGCTGCAACGCGCCTTTGGGCAACTAAATAAATTGAGATCTCAGTCAATTACTTCAGTACCCATAAAAAGATCTACGTCTTACACTTATTAAGGTCAGTGAGGTTTCGTAGAAAACCCGCTGTTTTATTAAGCCCCCACAATAGCTAAACACAAAAAGGAAACACCATGTCTGGAATGCGCACCCTTGGCGAATTTATCGTTGAGAAACAAGCAGACTTCCCGCACGCAAGTGGCGATCTTTCTTCATTACTCGCTTCCATTCGCTTAGCTGCGAAGATAGTAAACCGAGAGATCAATAAAGCAGGTCTTGCCGATATTACGGGTTCTGTAGGCGCAGAGAACGTACAAGGCGAAGAGCAACAAAAGCTCGATTTGTACGCGAATGAAAAATTCAAAGCCGCATTAGAGGCTCGTGACCAAGTCTGCGGAGTTGCGAGTGAGGAAGAAGATGAAGCTGTTGCATTCAACAAGGAGCTCAACAAGAACGCTAAGTACGTGGTTCTGATGGACCCGCTTGATGGCTCATCCAACATTGATGTTAATGTCTCTGTTGGCACGATCTTCTCAATTTACCGCCGAGTATCACCAATCGGTACCCCACCAACCCAAGAGGACTTCCTCCAGCCAGGTAACAAGCAAGTGGCTGCAGGCTATGTTATCTACGGCTCGTCAACCATGTTGGTGTACACCACAGGTAACGGTGTTAACGGCTTTACCTACGACCCTTCGTTAGGCACTTTCTGTCTCTCCCATGAGAACATGATGATTCCTCAAGATGGTCAAATCTACTCAATTAACGAAGGCAACTACACGCGCTTCCCGCTTGGTATCAAAAAGTACATCAAGTACTGCCAAGAGAACGACGCGGCATCAAACAGACCCTACACATCACGCTACATTGGCTCGCTTGTTGCCGATTTCCATCGCAACTTGCTCAAAGGTGGGGTGTATCTCTACCCAAGCACCCAAAGTCATCCACAAGGGAAGCTACGTCTATTGTACGAGTGCAATCCTATGGCCTACATTGCCGAGCAAGCGGGTGGTATCGCATCGGATGGCGTTAACCGAATCATGGACATCAAACCGACCGAGTTGCACCAACGCGTGCCATTTGTCGTTGGGTCGAAAAACATGGTGGCAAAAGTCGAAGACTTTATTGAAAAGTATCGCGACGAAGAACAGTAAGAAAAAGCGCCTTAGGGCGCTTTTTTTATAACCGTTTGTTTACATTAAATGCAATTTCGCTTTATGGTATTAGGCGCATTTTTGACCAAGCAAATACCAATCTGGATAGGTAAGGAATCAATGCTTGTCTAGGTGGGAAAAACATAAGGATATAA
This is a stretch of genomic DNA from Vibrio panuliri. It encodes these proteins:
- the mpl gene encoding UDP-N-acetylmuramate:L-alanyl-gamma-D-glutamyl-meso-diaminopimelate ligase; protein product: MHIHILGICGTFMGGAAMLARQLGHKVTGSDANVYPPMSTMLESQGIELIEGFDPSQLNPAPDLVVIGNAMSRGNPCVEYVLNNNLRYTSGPQWLQEFLLHDRWVLAVSGTHGKTTTSSMLAWVLEACGYQPGFLVGGVLGNFGISARLGESMFFVVEADEYDSAFFDKRSKFVHYHPRTLVMNNLEFDHADIFDDLEAIKRQFHHLVRTVPGNGRILAPSKDAAIADVLERGCWSETEFTGEENDWRAEKITKDGSQFDVYLKQQHVGTVKWDLVGDHNVDNALMAIAAARHVGVTPDLACEALGKFINTKRRLELKGEVKGIKVYDDFAHHPTAIELTTGGLRNKVGNDKIIAVLEPRSATMKRGVHKQTLAASLHHADEVYLYQPEGIAWSVAEIAEQCPQPAYTNDDIDQLVAQIAKSARPGDNILVMSNGGFDGIHGKLLAKLAE
- the fbp gene encoding class 1 fructose-bisphosphatase, which encodes MSGMRTLGEFIVEKQADFPHASGDLSSLLASIRLAAKIVNREINKAGLADITGSVGAENVQGEEQQKLDLYANEKFKAALEARDQVCGVASEEEDEAVAFNKELNKNAKYVVLMDPLDGSSNIDVNVSVGTIFSIYRRVSPIGTPPTQEDFLQPGNKQVAAGYVIYGSSTMLVYTTGNGVNGFTYDPSLGTFCLSHENMMIPQDGQIYSINEGNYTRFPLGIKKYIKYCQENDAASNRPYTSRYIGSLVADFHRNLLKGGVYLYPSTQSHPQGKLRLLYECNPMAYIAEQAGGIASDGVNRIMDIKPTELHQRVPFVVGSKNMVAKVEDFIEKYRDEEQ